The stretch of DNA GCCGTGGCCCGAGGGTCCCGGCGAGGACGAGGGCCACGACGCGACGGCGCCCGAGGGTGAGCCCGCGGACGTGGACTTCGGCGACTTCGCCCCGGCCGAGGAGCAGTCGAGCGACGCCGAGACCGACCGCGCGAATGGCCACCGGACCGACGAAGGCGAGTCCAGCGAGCAGTCGACGGCGCCGACCGCGAACGTCGATCTCGAACGGTCGAGCCGCGACGCCGAACTGGAGTATTTCTGCCCCGAGTGCGGGCTGACCCGCGACGTGGGTACCTCCTCGATGCGGGCCGGCGACATCTGCCCAGAGTGTCACGCTGGGTACATATCGGAACAGCAGAAGGCGGAGTAGCGACCCACAACTCGTAAACCGACCGCTCGCAAACGCCCGGGTATGAAGGAGTACAAGATGCGCCGCGGCGAGACGCTCGAGGAGCGCATCCCGGATATGGAGGCGACCGTCGAGGAGTACTTCGGCGAGATCACCGACACCGAGGAGTACAAGGGGAGCGACCTCTACGTCGTCGAGAATCCGGACAACCCCGTGTTCGAGCGCATCGTCGCCGGGGCGGTGAAGTACTCGGGCAAGAAGGACTGGCTCGGCGTGGAGTTCGAGGAGCGCGACCCCACCGAGCTCGGCCCCGACGAGCTCGAAGCCGCCGGCGACGCCGTCGACACGAAAAACGAGTTCCTGCTCGA from Halolamina sediminis encodes:
- a CDS encoding DUF5611 family protein, translated to MKEYKMRRGETLEERIPDMEATVEEYFGEITDTEEYKGSDLYVVENPDNPVFERIVAGAVKYSGKKDWLGVEFEERDPTELGPDELEAAGDAVDTKNEFLLEATARDAKSRRDSLKREVEDDAPDY